A single Candidatus Bathyarchaeota archaeon DNA region contains:
- a CDS encoding carboxypeptidase regulatory-like domain-containing protein, translated as MSSLIKCFKALFYILMILSFLLNIKPVKLFEVDNATVSPGKFSHLLGKDFPKGDSVILDYPKSIILTKAKGELLFNVTLTNLNQSDMLHNPSKPSYTISQINKSIAIYIPPEFEIGNSVTSIWTSFTNDYNPQSISLSKTQFNDPIAPGWWKLSIGKLTIVSNNPSVKERKFLANATQYIRIFNVTSPSIAGRYFFKIFITVYTSSGYEVFSIGAENFPTLVVSAGLNPAYISGVVRYGGKTKPSLYGASLDSTQHFDGTILLPNGYGGKVYAKGVSEDGRIIEAQAYFNATAKGRYVLYGLEAGTYNITIQAAGYSIATIEGVSVKAGQSLENIDIYVKESLEISGIVYSKHRGEEAVWDYTFNYTHPFIPKKKFIRIEVTDLNENVLMETPLILVDRLHLQTKPRDELEPSSSIYKFSLRYESGWDGHIPQDYANYTAGLSSGDYYVKAHVSGYAQIYYPVIHATNETLMVKVELDLQKTSYFEFTIHFMDGFIHKPMPSPTQVGGFLYVEVLDSIGRVAGFNISYVPVGVNSFTIQVRGFDLWNRFVSEESKRMAWIYARDKGLLPGNYRVNILFINGSADIIALNALLLASPELREIFPIQTPALTTAFPQQILELASRETSIYIQLDYIIGSIGYFCNSPSSASIKLLKAGGLDLTFYSIDWEKPPIIKPWQHPGAPIKIEIYNSKGNLVSSIYGVQPPPPYTSVRVSTEGFMQWGNGPIFPIQAIGLKPDLYKLKVYTTGYLEDYYTFYYELPVNYSVIIDSVYNLIIGASIETTLIFKTEGIFDPIDNQLSYAWPINNLDATPARIELFNENGEFKAAKLIYIPKGLNQFTFSISGFNSYYGNPRILWTNFYDTVDAIMQKDYGIKEGAYFMRVSIPGYYQSNLLKINVNSNTGLIISVVQSIERMAYINGEVLWINWCNNALPLSWASLTAYSTDGFKEVYTVTIDGKYGLWVTAGKYDFGVYHPGLGSKYFETGLTISWGSINHINFIYD; from the coding sequence ATGTCTTCACTCATAAAATGTTTTAAAGCATTATTCTATATTTTAATGATTTTATCTTTTTTATTAAATATAAAGCCTGTTAAACTTTTTGAAGTTGATAACGCGACAGTTTCTCCAGGTAAATTTTCTCATCTTTTAGGGAAAGACTTTCCTAAAGGAGATTCTGTTATTTTAGATTATCCTAAAAGCATTATATTAACTAAAGCTAAAGGAGAGCTTTTATTTAATGTAACATTAACAAATTTAAATCAAAGCGATATGCTTCATAACCCAAGCAAGCCATCTTATACTATATCCCAAATAAATAAATCGATCGCTATATATATTCCTCCTGAATTTGAAATTGGAAACAGCGTAACCTCTATTTGGACAAGCTTTACAAATGATTATAATCCTCAAAGCATTTCTTTAAGCAAAACTCAATTTAACGATCCTATAGCTCCAGGATGGTGGAAGCTTTCAATAGGAAAGTTAACTATTGTATCTAATAACCCTAGCGTTAAAGAGCGTAAATTTCTTGCAAATGCAACGCAGTATATTAGGATATTTAATGTAACTTCTCCCTCGATAGCAGGCAGATACTTCTTCAAAATCTTCATTACAGTTTATACATCTTCAGGTTATGAAGTTTTTTCTATAGGAGCTGAAAATTTTCCAACATTAGTTGTATCTGCTGGGCTTAACCCAGCATATATATCTGGAGTAGTTAGATATGGGGGAAAAACTAAACCAAGCTTATATGGCGCTTCATTAGATTCTACTCAGCATTTTGATGGAACCATATTGCTTCCTAATGGTTATGGAGGAAAAGTTTACGCTAAAGGCGTTAGCGAAGATGGAAGAATTATTGAAGCTCAAGCATATTTTAATGCTACAGCTAAAGGAAGATATGTGCTTTATGGTTTAGAAGCCGGCACATATAATATTACGATTCAAGCTGCAGGTTACTCAATTGCAACTATTGAAGGTGTCTCTGTTAAAGCTGGGCAATCTTTAGAAAATATTGATATATATGTAAAGGAGAGCTTGGAAATCTCAGGAATTGTTTACTCAAAGCATAGAGGTGAAGAAGCTGTATGGGATTACACCTTTAATTATACACATCCATTTATACCTAAAAAAAAGTTTATAAGAATAGAAGTAACAGATTTAAATGAAAATGTTTTAATGGAAACACCATTAATTCTTGTTGATCGTCTTCATCTTCAAACTAAACCTAGAGATGAACTAGAACCTTCTTCATCAATTTATAAATTTTCATTAAGGTATGAATCTGGTTGGGACGGTCATATACCTCAAGATTACGCTAATTATACAGCTGGGCTTTCTTCTGGAGATTATTATGTAAAAGCTCATGTCTCAGGTTATGCACAAATCTACTATCCAGTCATTCACGCTACTAATGAAACGTTAATGGTTAAAGTTGAATTAGACCTTCAAAAAACTAGTTACTTCGAGTTTACAATACATTTCATGGACGGTTTCATTCATAAGCCAATGCCTTCCCCTACACAAGTTGGCGGCTTTCTTTACGTGGAAGTTTTAGATTCTATAGGAAGAGTGGCAGGTTTTAACATTTCATATGTGCCAGTTGGAGTTAACAGTTTTACAATTCAAGTCCGCGGATTTGATTTATGGAATAGATTTGTTAGCGAAGAATCTAAAAGAATGGCTTGGATTTACGCTAGAGATAAAGGACTTTTACCAGGCAATTATAGAGTAAACATTCTTTTTATAAATGGTAGCGCTGATATAATTGCTTTAAACGCTTTATTATTAGCTTCACCTGAGCTTCGAGAAATTTTCCCGATTCAAACTCCAGCCTTAACAACTGCTTTTCCGCAGCAGATTTTAGAGTTAGCAAGTAGAGAAACATCCATTTACATTCAACTAGATTATATTATAGGTTCTATAGGTTATTTCTGCAATTCTCCAAGCTCAGCAAGCATAAAACTTTTAAAAGCTGGAGGTTTAGATTTAACATTTTACTCTATAGACTGGGAGAAGCCTCCAATTATTAAACCATGGCAACATCCAGGAGCCCCCATAAAAATTGAAATATATAATTCTAAAGGAAATCTTGTAAGCAGTATTTATGGGGTTCAACCTCCACCACCATATACAAGCGTTAGGGTTTCAACAGAAGGTTTTATGCAATGGGGAAATGGCCCAATCTTTCCTATTCAAGCAATAGGCTTAAAACCTGATTTATATAAATTAAAAGTTTACACAACAGGTTACCTAGAAGATTATTACACGTTTTATTATGAGCTGCCTGTTAATTATAGCGTTATAATTGATAGCGTATATAATTTAATTATAGGCGCTTCTATAGAGACTACATTAATATTTAAAACTGAAGGAATTTTTGATCCCATAGATAATCAACTATCTTATGCTTGGCCTATTAATAATTTAGATGCTACTCCAGCTAGAATAGAATTATTTAATGAAAATGGGGAATTTAAAGCTGCAAAGCTTATTTATATTCCGAAAGGCTTAAATCAATTCACCTTTAGCATTTCCGGCTTTAACTCTTATTATGGTAACCCTAGAATTCTTTGGACAAACTTTTACGATACAGTTGATGCTATTATGCAAAAAGATTATGGAATTAAAGAAGGCGCATATTTTATGAGAGTAAGTATACCAGGATATTACCAAAGCAATCTATTAAAAATAAATGTAAACTCTAATACGGGTCTTATTATTTCAGTAGTGCAAAGCATAGAGCGAATGGCTTATATTAACGGTGAAGTTTTATGGATAAACTGGTGTAATAATGCTTTGCCTTTATCTTGGGCTTCTTTAACAG